The region TTCTATTGTTTTAGGAAAAAATGGAGGCGCTTTTATTCCTTTAAAAACTTTGGCAAAAATTGGTTTTGGAGGAAAACAAGGAAAAGGGAATCAGTTTGTAAGTTGGATTCATGAGGACGATTTTGCAAGTGCAGTTGATTTTATTATTCAGAAGGAAATGACCGGTGTGATCAATATTGTTTCTCCTACTCCAATTCGAAATGCCGTTTTTATGCAGAAACTGAGAAAAATCGTTGGTTTTCCTTTTGGAATTCCGATGACTAAATTCTTTCTGGAAATTGGATCTTTCTTTATTCGAACAGAAACAGAATTGGTTTTAAAAAGTCGAAATGTTATTCCGAAACGACTTTTGGAAAATGGGTTTCGATTTAAGTTTGGGGATATTGATGAGGCTTTTGAAAATTTATTGCACTAAAACCACACGCATTTTTGTCATCCCGAGGAACGAGGGATCACACTAGAGAATCGACAAAGATTGACGATTTTGATTGTGGAGTTTCTAGTGTGATTTCTCCTTCGTCGAAATGACAAAACAACGCACAAAACAAGAAAATCATGACAACAATAAACCTCACAACCAAAATTAAAGCACCAAAACAAATTGTTTTCAATGCTTCAAGAAACATCGATATTCATCAGCAATCGGCAAGTCCTTCAAAAGAAAAAGCAATTGCAGGCGTAACATCTGGTTTAATAAATTTGAATGAAACGGTAACTTGGCGTGGTAAACATTTCGGTTTCTATATCACACACAAAAGCCGAATTCCCGTAATGAATCTCTACGATTATTTTGTGGATGAAATGGAAAAAGGAAAATTCAAAACCTTTAAACATGAACATTTTTTTGAAGAAGAAAATGGTTTTACAATTATGAAAGATAAATTACAATATGAAACTCCATTTGGGATTTTCGGAGAACTTTTTGATATTTTGTTTTTGAAAAGACATTTGACCCATTTTCTTTTGGAAAGGAATAAGGTTTTAAAAGAAGTTTCAGAAAACAATAATTGATTGGATTTTATTTCACGCAGATTCTACAGATTTTAGCAGATTTAGCAGATAAAAAAACAAATTCAGTTGCCTCCAGTTTTAACTGGAGGTGAATTAAGGATTAAATATTGTTGGCTTTAGCCGAACTTTGTCATTGGCTAAAGTCTTTATTGGAGGCATTTTTTAACCTCCAGCTAAAGCTGGAGGCAATTCATAAAACAATTAGATGAAAATTCTTCGTTCCAAATTCCAAACATAGCCTGCGGTTTCAACCGCAGGAAGCGTTGTGAAAAGAAAAAGTCTCAATGGTTAAAACCATTGGCCATATTTATCCAAATAAACAACAAATTCAGTTGCCTCCAGTTTTAACTGGAGGTGAATTAAGGATTAAATACTATTGGCTTTAGCCAAACTTTATCATTTGGCTAAAATCCTTATTGGAGATATTTTTTAACCTCCAGCTGAAGCTGGAGGTTAAAAAATAAATTCAATTAAAATTTATTTTTCAAATTCTGATTTTAAACATAGCCCGCGGTTTCAACCTTGGGAAACGTGTACGAATCCGTCTCAGTGGTTGAAACCATTGGCAATATTCTTAATATGTTAGTTCTCTCTATATATATTGAAAACGAATCTTCTCGTTTTACGTTTTGCGTGAGGGATAGGAGCTGTCCGCCGCGGCGGAGCGGATAGCCCGACCCCGATTTGATAAGTGGGCGAATAACTGTAAAGCATTTTGCCCACTTATCAAATCGGGGGCACGTCCAGAATATTTTTAAAGAAAAACTATCATCAGCCACCAAAATATTGGTACACTTTCGACCCAAAAGGAAGTGTAATATTTAGAGCGATTTGGATTGGCAAAAAAGATAAATAACATCAGCATGACAACCATGATCAGATTTATAATCGCATCGTGATAATTGAATGTTGATATAAAAACTTCTAAAAACCAAAACGGAATCAACAATAGAAATCCTAAAAGTTTGGTTTTCTTAATGCCAATTGTCTGCGGAACGGTTTGTAAATGCGGATCATCGTTGGCTAAATCGATGATTTCGAAAACTAAAATCAGCACAAAAACTAAAACAAAACGCTGAATGCATTTGATAAAGAAATCTGTCGTAAACGGAATTTCGGCATTTATTAAAGGTAAAACCAAAGTGGCACCAACCCAGCAAAGTGCTACAATATAAATTTTTACGCCCGCCCAATTTCGGGCATTTCTTCGGTTTGGAAAAAATGGTAAAGTATAAAGTGCAGTAATCAGAAAAATTACGACAGAGATAATTTGGGTAATCCGCTTTAAATGGAAAAAATAATAGCCAACCAAAATTACCGAAATGAAACTCAAAACAGCAATAATTTTTAATTGTGTACCAATTGGATTTTTCTTTACGCGAACCAATGCGTCATATTTTACGAAATTATATCCTACAATTGTTCCAAAAAAAACGAATAGTGCCATTGGCTCATCGTATTGAATATGAAACACATGAAACGTTATTCGGACTAAAGCATAACACGACAAAGCCACGTGAATACTGCTGTTTAAATAAAAATTGAACATTTGTTTTAGAAGTTTCATATCCCGAAATCTAATCAATTGGTAACAAATCAACTCTTTAGTTATAAAATTGATAAAAAATGAAGTTAAAAATACCCATTAAATTATTAATAATACTTAATTTTGCGCCACAAAAAAACAACACATTTACTATAAAATGTAATAAACCTTGTGTAGCATGAGATTACGTCAAATAAAACACCCGGCAAATTACTTTTGATCTTTAAAAAAATAGACTGCTACAAATGAAAACAGATGCTTTTGCTTTAAGACACATTGGTCCAAGAGAAACAGATCTTCAACACATGTTACAAACCATTGGTGTTGACTCGATTGAACAACTTGTTTATGAAACCCTTCCGGACGATATTCGTTTAAAAGCGCCGTTGAATTTAGAACCTGCTATGACAGAATTCGAATTTGCAAATCATATTCGCGACTTAGGAAAGAAAAACAAAACATTTAAATCATACATTGGTTTGGGTTATCACCCAACTATCGTTCCGGCTCCAATTCAGAGAAATATCTTCGAAAACCCGGGATGGTATACTGCTTACACGCCTTACCAGGCAGAAATTGCTCAAGGTCGTTTGGAAGCAATTTTAAATTTCCAGACTACTGTTATCGAATTAACAGGAATGGAAATTGCAAATGCTTCTTTATTGGATGAAGGAACTGCTGCTGCAGAAGCTATGGCGTTATTATTTGACGTTCGTACGAGAGATCAAAAGAAAAACAATACACACAAATTCTTCGTTTCTGAAGAAATTTTACCTCAGACTTTATCGGTTTTACAAACGCGTTCGACTCCAATCGGAATTGAATTAGTGGTTGGAAACCACGAAACATTTGATTTTTCAAATGAGTTTTTTGGAGCTATTTTACAATACCCGGGAAAATATGGTCAAGTAAACGATTACAGTACTTTTGTTGCTAAAGCAAAAGAAAACGAAATCAAAGTTGCCTTTGCTGCTGATATTTTATCACTTGCAGCTTTAACTTCTCCGGGAGAAATGGGCGCTGCAGTAGTTGTTGGAACAACTCAGCGTTTTGGTGTGCCAATGGGGTACGGTGGACCTCACGCAGCTTACTTTGCCACTAAAGATGAATACAAACGTTCAATGCCAGGTCGTATCATTGGAGTTTCTGTTGACACAAACGGAAACCGCGCTTTACGTATGGCTTTAGGAACTCGTGAACAACACATTAAACGTGAAAAAGCAACTTCAAATATTTGTACTGCTCAGGTTTTACTAGCAGTTATGGCTGGAATGTATGCAGTTTACCACGGACCAAAAGGATTAAAATACATTGCAAACAAAGTTCACGCCTCTGCAGTTACCACTGCTGAAGCTTTAAATAAATTAGGAGTTTACCAAACCAACACGGCTTACTTTGATACGATTTTAGTAAAAGCTGATGCTCAAAAAGTAAAAGCTGTTGCGGAGAATAACAAAGTAAACTTCTTCTACCCTGATGCTGATTCGGTTTCAATTTCATTAAACGAAACAACGTCTGTTGCAGACATCAACCAAATCGTTGCGATTTTTGCTGAAGCGTTAGGAAAAGAAACTGTTACGGTTTCTGAATTAACTGCTGCAAGTCAATTACCGGCTTCATTAGAAAGAACTTCTTCTTTCTTGACTCATGATGTTTTCAACAATCATCATTCAGAAAGCCAGTTGATGCGTTACATCAAAAAATTAGAGCGTAAAGATTTATCATTGAATCATTCGATGATTTCGTTAGGTTCTTGTACGATGAAATTAAACGCAGCTTCTGAAATGCTGCCTCTTTCAATGCCAAACTGGAACAGTATTCACCCGTTTGCACCAGTTGACCAAGTTGAAGGCTACCTAACAATGCTTAAAAAATTAGAGCAACAATTAAATGTAATTACTGGATTTGCCGGAACAACTTTACAGCCAAACTCAGGTGCTCAAGGAGAATATGCTGGATTAATGGCTATTCGTGCTTACCATATGTCAAGAAACGAAGGTCACCGTAATGTATGTTTGATTCCTTCATCGGCTCACGGAACAAACCCTGCTTCTGCCGCGATGGCCGGAATGAAAATCATTGTTACGAAAACTACTCCGGAAGGAAATATTGACGTAGAAGATTTAAGAGAAAAAGCGATTGAACACAAAGATGATTTATCTTGTTTAATGGTTACTTATCCTTCTACTCACGGAGTTTTTGAATCTTCGATTATTGAAATCACAAAATTAATCCACGATAATGGCGGATTAGTATATATGGATGGTGCAAACATGAACGCGCAAGTTGGATTAACAAATCCTGCTACAATTGGTGCTGACGTTTGTCACTTAAACTTACACAAAACATTTGCTATTCCTCACGGTGGCGGTGGACCTGGTGTTGGACCAATTTGTGTGAACGAAAAATTAGTTCCGTTCTTGCCAACAAACCCAATCTTAAATGTGGGTGGTGAGCAAGCAATTACTGCTATTTCATCTGCACCTTACGGATCTGCTTTGGTTTGTTTGATTTCTTACGGTTATATCACTATGATGGGAGCTGAAGGATTAAAAAGCGCTACTGAGCATGCAATCTTAAATGCCAACTATATGAAAGCACGTTTCGAAGGTCACTACCCAATTCTTTATACTGGAGAATGTGGAAGAGCAGCTCACGAAATGATCTTAGATTGTCGTGCATTCAAAGAAAACGGAATCGAAGTTGGTGATATCGCAAAACGTTTAATGGATTACGGTTTCCACGCTCCTACGGTTTCTTTCCCAGTTGCTGGAACTTTAATGATTGAACCAACTGAATCTGAAGATTTAGCGGAGTTAGATCGTTTCTGTGATGCACTTATCTCAATCAGAAAAGAAATAGAAGCGGCTACTGCTGATGACAAAAACAACGTATTGAAAAATGCACCGCACACATTAGCAATGTTAACTTCTGACACTTGGGATTTCCCTTATTCAAGAGAAAAAGCGGCTTATCCATTAGATTACATCGCTGACAATAAATTCTGGCCATCTGTTCGTCGTGTTGATGATGCTTATGGTGACAGAAACTTAGTTTGTAGCTGTGCTCCAATCGAAGCTTACATGGAAAGCTAAAATTTAGTTTTCTTAACATATTTAAAACCCGACAGATTTTAAAAGCCTGTCGGGTTTTGTTTTTTTCAGGTTATGTTGAAACTTGAAACAAATCTAAAATCTAAACTCAGAAATCTAAAATTAATTAGGGCGTGCCACCATCCCGATAAATGGGCAACTTCACTTTACGCATATTCGCCCATTTACCGGGATGCTGTCGGGCTATCCATGCTACTTCGGTAGCTTATTCCTATCCCTCACGCGGTCAAGTTCTAAAAGAAAGAATAGTCTTTAAAAAAACTTAACTTTCTATTCCTGTTTTGTTAAATTAATTCAACAAAGCAAAAAAACTATACACAAAATTTGGTCATCAATCTGGCTTCAATCGTTTGAAATCTCGGTAATTCGAAAAATTCATTAAAAAATAAGCAATATATCTTTGAAAAAATCGTTATTCCTTAATTATATGCATGCATAGTAAATTTTATGATAGTTATCATTTTTTTATTTATACTTTAGCATGATATTTATCGGATAATTAAAGGGAAATAATGAAAATAAAAATTATTGGTATTGGGAGCTATATTCCTAATCAAGAAGTAAAAAACACAGATTTTGACAAACATGTTTTTTTAAATGAGGATGGAACTCCTTTTGGTTATCCGAACGAAGTTGTTATTAAAAAATTCAAGGGCATTACCGGAATCGAAAACCGTCGTTATGCTGAAAAAGATCAAACTGCATCTGACTTAGCATTTTTTGCAGCACAAAAAGCAATCGCTAATGCAAATATCGATGCTGAAACTTTAGATTATATTATCATCGCACATAACTTTGGCGATGTAAAAACCGGAACTACACAATCTGATATTTTACCGAGTTTGGCAACACGTGTTAAAAATAAATTAGGAATCAAAAATCCTAAATGTGTGGCTTACGATATTATTTTTGGATGTCCGGGATGGATTGAGGGGGTTTTACAAGCGAATGCTTTCATCAAATCCGGAATGGCAAAAAGAGTAATGGTAATTGGAGCCGAAACTTTGTCAAGAGTAGTAGACGATCACGACCGCGATTCGATGATTTATTCTGATGGTGCGGGAGCTTCAATCTTGGAAGCTTCAACTGATGAAGCTGGATTATTAGCTTACGAAAGCGCTACTTTCGCAACGGACGAAGCTGGTTTTCTTTTCTTTGGAAAATCATACAACAAAGATTTAGATCCGGATACGAAATACATTAAAATGTACGGACGTAAAATCTACGAATTCGCTTTAAGCAATGTTCCGTGCGCCATGAAAAGCTGTCTGGACAATAGCGGAATTGCAATTGATGAAGTTAAAAAAATCCTTATTCATCAGGCAAACGAAAAAATGGATGAAGCAATTATCGAACGTTTCTACAAATTATACGGACAAACTCCTCCTAAAGACATCATGCCAATGAGCATTCACGATTTAGGGAACAGCAGTGTTGCAACTGTTCCAACTTTATATGATTTAATTTTGCAAGGAAAAGTGGAAGGTCACGAAATCAATAAAGGCGATGTTCTTATTTTTGCTTCAGTTGGAGCCGGAATGAATATTAATGCTTTTGTTTACCGATATTAAATAAAGCTTTATAAGTTTTTAAGCGAAATAATCTCGCAAAGACGCGAAGTCGCAAAGTTTCTTTTTTTGCCACAGATTGGAAGGATTAAAATGATTTTTAAAAATCTGCTTAAATCCGCATAATCTGCGTGAAATTAAAAACTTTACGACTTCGCGTCTTTGCGTGAAATTCATTTAAAACTTACCACCGCAACTGAATACTAAAAACTGAACACTGAATACTTTTTTAGTATATTTGCGACCTAATTAACAATTCATGAACGAGAGATTCGTTCGCAATGACTATGTACGAAAAAACGTTTCCGAATAAAAGATTCAGACTTACCTTAGAATTTTTACAAAAACACGTTAGCACATCTGAAACCATTTTTGATTTTGGTGTTCCAAATCCGTTCTCCAAAATAATGGAGGAAAACGGTTATACTGTAAAAAACACTAAAGGCGAAGATTTAGATAACGATCATACTGCTTTACAGACAGAAGACTATACTGTATTTACAGCATTTGAAATTTTCGAACATTTATTAAATCCGTACACCATTTTACAAAACGTAAAATGTGACAAATTGCTAATTTCAATTCCGTTACGTTTATGGTTTTCACCGGCATATCGTTCTAAAACCGATATGTGGGACAGACATTACCATGAATTTGAAGACTGGCAATTGGACTGGCTTTTAGAAAAAACGGGATGGAAAATCACAGATCGTCTTCAATTTACCCATCCGGTAAAAAAACTTGGACTTAGACCATTATTAAGATATTTCACTCCGAGATATTATATTGTTGTTGCGGAAAAAATTAAATAAATTCCAATACTAAAATTCCAAATTCCAATTGAACTCGCTTTAATTGGAATTTGGAATTTTAAAAAGTTGGGATTTTAAATTGAAAATTTATGAAATATTACATCGTCATTCCGGCACACAACGAAGAGAGTTTAATTGGCTTAACCTTACAATCTTTGGTTACGCAAACCGTTTTGCCTTCAAAAGTTGTGGTTGTCAATGATAATTCAACTGATAAAACGGAAGAAGTTGTTTTAGGATTCGCAAAAGAAAATCCATACATCTCTGTTGTAAACAAAACTTCAGATGCGATTCATTTACCGGGCAGCAAAGTGATTCAGGCATTTCAGAAAGGTTTTGAAACTCTGGATTCGGATTACGATATTATTGTAAAGATTGATGGTGATTTAATTTTTCCTCCAAACTATTTCGAAACCATAATCAAACATTTTGAATCGGATTCAAAAATCGGAATGGTGGGCGGATTCTGTTATATTGATAAAAACGGCGAATGGGTTTTAGAAAATCTAACCGATAAAGATCATATTCGCGGAGCGCTAAAAGCCTACAGAAAAGAAACATTTCAGCAAATTGGTGGTTTAAAACCTGCTATGGGCTGGGATACTGTCGATGAATTATTGTGTAAATATTATGACTGGAAAATAGTAACAGATCAGTCTTTACATGTAAAACATCTAAAACCAACTGGTGCCAATTACAACAAAACAGCCCGCTACAAACAAGGCGAAGCTTTTTATACTTTAGGATATGGTTTTTGGATCACTGCGATTGCTTCGGCAAAACTGGCCATGATGAAGAAAAAACCATTTCTATTTTTGGATTACATCAAAGGATTTATGAAAGCAAAAAGCGCCAAAACTCCTTTATTAGTAACTCCGGAACAAGCTAAGTTTATTAGGAATTATCGTTTACAAAAAATGAAACAAAAGTTAATTTGATTGCCAAAACAGTCGAAAAAAGGGAACTCATTACCCATAACTCATAACTTCTTTTTAACTTAGCCAATATTTAAAAATTATGATGCTAATTCGTTATTTATCCCAAATAGGGAAATATTTTTTAATGCTGAAAGAAATTTTCAATAAACAGACCAAATGGTCTGTTATGAAAAATCTAATCTTTAAGGAAATCAATGACCTTATTATTGACTCTCTTGGAATTGTTTGCTTCATTTCTTTTTTCATTGGAGGAGTTGTTGCCATTCAAACGGCCTTAAACTTAACTAATCCATTAATCCCGAAATATTTAATTGGTTTTGCCACTCGTCAATCTGTTATTTTGGAGTTTGCTCCTACTTTTATCTCGGTAATTATGGCCGGAAAAATGGGTTCTTATATTACTTCAAGTATCGGAACGATGCGTGTTACAGAACAAATTGATGCTTTAGAGGTTATGGGTGTTAATTCATTAAACTATCTTGTTTTTCCTAAAATTATAGCTTTACTAATGTATCCTTTTGTAATTGGAATCAGTATGTTTTTAGGAATTTTTGGCGGATGGATGGCTTGCGCTTATGGAGGATTTTCAACCGGAGCAGATTTTATTATGGGAGCTCAGAAAGATTTCATACCCTTTCATATTACATATGCCTTTATCAAAACTTTAATCTTTGCTATGTTATTGGCAACAATTCCATCTTTTCATGGCTACTACATGAAAGGCGGCGCATTAGAGGTTGGTAAAGCAAGTACCATATCGTTTGTATGGACATCTGTTACTATTATCCTTCTAAATTATATATTAACTCAATTATTATTAGGATAATGATAGAAGTAAAAAACATAGAAAAATCATTTGGCGACAGCAAAGTTTTAAAAGGCGTCTCGACGGTATTTGAAACTGGAAAAACCAACTTGATTATTGGACAAAGTGGATCTGGAAAAACAGTTTTATTAAAAACCTTGTTAGGAATCCACACCCCTGACTCAGGAACAATTGAATTTGACGGAAGAGTTTATTCTGACTTAGATAAAGATGAAAAACGCGAATTAAGAACTGAAATCGGAATGGTATTTCAGGGCTCAGCATTATTTGACTCGATGACAGTTGAAGAAAACGTAGCTTTCCCATTAAGAATGTTCACCAATAATACTAAGGCACAAATTAAAGAACGTGTTGATTTTGTTTTAGAAAGAGTTAATCTGGTAGATGCTCATAAAAAATTGCCATCAGAGATTTCAGGAGGTATGCAGAAACGTGTGGCTATTGCACGTGCGATTGTAAACAATCCGAAGTATTTATTTTGTGATGAACCAAACTCTGGCCTGGATCCAAATACTTCAACATTGATTGACAACCTGATTCAGGAAATCACAAAAGAATATAACATCACAACCGTAATCAATACCCACGATATGAACTCTGTAATGGAAATCGGTGAAAATATTGTTTTCTTAAAAAAAGGAGTAAAAGCCTGGCAAGGAACTAAGGAAGAAATCTTTGTAACCGACAACAAAGACATTGTTAAATTCGTATACTCTTCTAATCTGTTTAAAAAAGTTAGAGAAGCTTATTTGAAAGACATAAAATAATTAAAAATTCCAATTCTTTGGA is a window of Flavobacterium crocinum DNA encoding:
- a CDS encoding SRPBCC family protein, which gives rise to MTTINLTTKIKAPKQIVFNASRNIDIHQQSASPSKEKAIAGVTSGLINLNETVTWRGKHFGFYITHKSRIPVMNLYDYFVDEMEKGKFKTFKHEHFFEEENGFTIMKDKLQYETPFGIFGELFDILFLKRHLTHFLLERNKVLKEVSENNN
- a CDS encoding UbiA prenyltransferase family protein produces the protein MKLLKQMFNFYLNSSIHVALSCYALVRITFHVFHIQYDEPMALFVFFGTIVGYNFVKYDALVRVKKNPIGTQLKIIAVLSFISVILVGYYFFHLKRITQIISVVIFLITALYTLPFFPNRRNARNWAGVKIYIVALCWVGATLVLPLINAEIPFTTDFFIKCIQRFVLVFVLILVFEIIDLANDDPHLQTVPQTIGIKKTKLLGFLLLIPFWFLEVFISTFNYHDAIINLIMVVMLMLFIFFANPNRSKYYTSFWVESVPIFWWLMIVFL
- the gcvP gene encoding aminomethyl-transferring glycine dehydrogenase, yielding MKTDAFALRHIGPRETDLQHMLQTIGVDSIEQLVYETLPDDIRLKAPLNLEPAMTEFEFANHIRDLGKKNKTFKSYIGLGYHPTIVPAPIQRNIFENPGWYTAYTPYQAEIAQGRLEAILNFQTTVIELTGMEIANASLLDEGTAAAEAMALLFDVRTRDQKKNNTHKFFVSEEILPQTLSVLQTRSTPIGIELVVGNHETFDFSNEFFGAILQYPGKYGQVNDYSTFVAKAKENEIKVAFAADILSLAALTSPGEMGAAVVVGTTQRFGVPMGYGGPHAAYFATKDEYKRSMPGRIIGVSVDTNGNRALRMALGTREQHIKREKATSNICTAQVLLAVMAGMYAVYHGPKGLKYIANKVHASAVTTAEALNKLGVYQTNTAYFDTILVKADAQKVKAVAENNKVNFFYPDADSVSISLNETTSVADINQIVAIFAEALGKETVTVSELTAASQLPASLERTSSFLTHDVFNNHHSESQLMRYIKKLERKDLSLNHSMISLGSCTMKLNAASEMLPLSMPNWNSIHPFAPVDQVEGYLTMLKKLEQQLNVITGFAGTTLQPNSGAQGEYAGLMAIRAYHMSRNEGHRNVCLIPSSAHGTNPASAAMAGMKIIVTKTTPEGNIDVEDLREKAIEHKDDLSCLMVTYPSTHGVFESSIIEITKLIHDNGGLVYMDGANMNAQVGLTNPATIGADVCHLNLHKTFAIPHGGGGPGVGPICVNEKLVPFLPTNPILNVGGEQAITAISSAPYGSALVCLISYGYITMMGAEGLKSATEHAILNANYMKARFEGHYPILYTGECGRAAHEMILDCRAFKENGIEVGDIAKRLMDYGFHAPTVSFPVAGTLMIEPTESEDLAELDRFCDALISIRKEIEAATADDKNNVLKNAPHTLAMLTSDTWDFPYSREKAAYPLDYIADNKFWPSVRRVDDAYGDRNLVCSCAPIEAYMES
- a CDS encoding 3-oxoacyl-ACP synthase III family protein; this translates as MKIKIIGIGSYIPNQEVKNTDFDKHVFLNEDGTPFGYPNEVVIKKFKGITGIENRRYAEKDQTASDLAFFAAQKAIANANIDAETLDYIIIAHNFGDVKTGTTQSDILPSLATRVKNKLGIKNPKCVAYDIIFGCPGWIEGVLQANAFIKSGMAKRVMVIGAETLSRVVDDHDRDSMIYSDGAGASILEASTDEAGLLAYESATFATDEAGFLFFGKSYNKDLDPDTKYIKMYGRKIYEFALSNVPCAMKSCLDNSGIAIDEVKKILIHQANEKMDEAIIERFYKLYGQTPPKDIMPMSIHDLGNSSVATVPTLYDLILQGKVEGHEINKGDVLIFASVGAGMNINAFVYRY
- a CDS encoding methyltransferase, which produces MYEKTFPNKRFRLTLEFLQKHVSTSETIFDFGVPNPFSKIMEENGYTVKNTKGEDLDNDHTALQTEDYTVFTAFEIFEHLLNPYTILQNVKCDKLLISIPLRLWFSPAYRSKTDMWDRHYHEFEDWQLDWLLEKTGWKITDRLQFTHPVKKLGLRPLLRYFTPRYYIVVAEKIK
- a CDS encoding glycosyltransferase translates to MKYYIVIPAHNEESLIGLTLQSLVTQTVLPSKVVVVNDNSTDKTEEVVLGFAKENPYISVVNKTSDAIHLPGSKVIQAFQKGFETLDSDYDIIVKIDGDLIFPPNYFETIIKHFESDSKIGMVGGFCYIDKNGEWVLENLTDKDHIRGALKAYRKETFQQIGGLKPAMGWDTVDELLCKYYDWKIVTDQSLHVKHLKPTGANYNKTARYKQGEAFYTLGYGFWITAIASAKLAMMKKKPFLFLDYIKGFMKAKSAKTPLLVTPEQAKFIRNYRLQKMKQKLI
- a CDS encoding MlaE family ABC transporter permease, which codes for MMLIRYLSQIGKYFLMLKEIFNKQTKWSVMKNLIFKEINDLIIDSLGIVCFISFFIGGVVAIQTALNLTNPLIPKYLIGFATRQSVILEFAPTFISVIMAGKMGSYITSSIGTMRVTEQIDALEVMGVNSLNYLVFPKIIALLMYPFVIGISMFLGIFGGWMACAYGGFSTGADFIMGAQKDFIPFHITYAFIKTLIFAMLLATIPSFHGYYMKGGALEVGKASTISFVWTSVTIILLNYILTQLLLG
- a CDS encoding ABC transporter ATP-binding protein, giving the protein MIEVKNIEKSFGDSKVLKGVSTVFETGKTNLIIGQSGSGKTVLLKTLLGIHTPDSGTIEFDGRVYSDLDKDEKRELRTEIGMVFQGSALFDSMTVEENVAFPLRMFTNNTKAQIKERVDFVLERVNLVDAHKKLPSEISGGMQKRVAIARAIVNNPKYLFCDEPNSGLDPNTSTLIDNLIQEITKEYNITTVINTHDMNSVMEIGENIVFLKKGVKAWQGTKEEIFVTDNKDIVKFVYSSNLFKKVREAYLKDIK